A single region of the Eleginops maclovinus isolate JMC-PN-2008 ecotype Puerto Natales chromosome 4, JC_Emac_rtc_rv5, whole genome shotgun sequence genome encodes:
- the LOC134862851 gene encoding uncharacterized protein LOC134862851 — protein MRCSLTMNPADSFRLSVLCLWLLLGYVNCENTQRGYVRAGQAPVGVHNDRRASKRWSNPPFIRTFKAGYNGNIYPAEYHTKDSQSPLIRSHPPIIPEIQKSKVPESQDGFLNPGLALVTQGQNTLVFKRFGNKAFTFADGKKVQQVNPESEFSAGVDQRPPHISPTRFKSTVSFPAVQMEKAPVAFGPNDRRVPVYSYSSNARPSIQPFESHLKSETQTIHVKSSGPNFSPKGFNHGRRTFFRPIDKGHFPGSNPAGKVEMRISSQSWSPRVYSSDGMSKTRGYTHVRHIKPSVERTWHQATAGRRTQDSWGPPPTERTHIPVYGGKFKPFQTRLTNDEPPASTNSLDITTAPIQTFPETTHPPNLTSTGNASTAVPPVTGEWSTKSASPVQTEGRDAELTTEASNPEGLSESEAEVGSSLEHNGSVTVSPPKLQPEDEGTRSPTTVSGLQNQI, from the exons ATGAGGTGCAGCTTAACAATGAACCCTGCAGACAGTTTTAG GTTGTCTGTGCTTTGTTTGTGGCTGCTGCTTGGTTATGTAAATTGCGAGAATACCCAGAGAG GTTATGTCCGGGCAGGACAGGCTCCAGTGGGTGTCCACAATGACAGAAGAGCTTCTAAGAGATGGAGTAACCCACCTTTTATCAGAACCTTTAAAGCTGGTTACAATGGCAACATTTACCCTGCAGAATATCACACCAAAGACTCTCAATCCCCACTAATCCGAAGCCATCCTCCGATTATtcctgaaatacaaaaaagcaaAGTTCCAGAAAGCCAAGACGGCTTCTTAAACCCTGGCTTAGCCTTAGTAACTCAGGGACAAAATACTTTGGTGTTCAAGCGCTTTGGGAACAAGGCATTCACTTTCGCTGATGGCAAGAAGGTTCAGCAGGTAAACCCTGAGTCTGAGTTCTCTGCAGGTGTAGATCAGCGTCCACCCCATATCTCTCCCACCAGATTTAAATCAACAGTAAGTTTTCCCGCTGTGCAGATGGAAAAAGCACCTGTAGCCTTTGGACCCAACGACAGAAGGGTCCCTGTTTACTCATACAGCAGTAATGCACGTCCAAGTATTCAACCCTTTGAGTCTCATCTGAAATCTGAGACACAAACGATTCACGTAAAATCCTCTGGGCCCAACTTTTCCCCCAAAGGCTTTAATCATGGCAGAAGAACCTTCTTCAGACCCATCGACAAAGGACATTTTCCTGGCAGCAATCCAGCAGGAAAGGTTGAGATGCGTATATCTTCTCAATCATGGAGTCCAAGGGTCTATAGCAGTGATGGGATGTCCAAAACAAGAGGATACACCCATGTGCGCCACATTAAGCCTAGTGTTGAAAGAACATGGCACCAAGCGACTGCAGGTAGGAGGACTCAGGACAGCTGGGGTCCTCCACCAACAGAGAGAACACATATCCCGGTCTATGGAGGGAAATTCAAACCTTTCCAAACACGTCTTACAAATGATGAACCCCCTGCTTCCACCAATTCATTAGACATTACAACTGCTCCCATTCAGACATTTCCAGAGACAACCCATCCCCCCAATTTGACTTCCACAGGTAATGCTTCAACAGCTGTTCCTCCAGTCACTGGAGAGTGGAGCACCAAGTCCGCTTCACCCGTGCAGACAGAGGGCCGAGATGCAGAGCTCACAACAGAGGCATCAAACCCTGAAGGCCTGTCTGAAAGCGAAGCAGAAGTTGGATCTTCCTTGGAACACAATGGGTCAGTTACAGTTTCTCCTCCAAAGCTACAACCAGAAGATGAAGGAACAAGAAGTCCTACTACTGTCTCAGGTCTTCAAAACCAAAtataa